From one Lycium barbarum isolate Lr01 chromosome 6, ASM1917538v2, whole genome shotgun sequence genomic stretch:
- the LOC132644915 gene encoding SWR1-complex protein 4, with protein MDAKDILGLPKNGPLMSQEKKSRPQKESQRKPDGISREVYALTGGIAPLMPSIDINQLKRKALSESEKITWQWLPFTSSARKDNLQLYHWVRVVNGVPPTGDYSFAKYNKSVDVLEYTDEEYEKYLSNPSWTKEETDQLFDLCKRFDLRFVIIADRFPSNRTVEELKDRYYSVSRAITIARAPSPTDVAVHPLVKEPYNVSQEIERKRALSMVLSQTKLQERRDAEVLAEAKRISESRKAAKAAEETEIPDVSDAGPEGAEKAAGIDVTSTSPSAQLPSGIAAPAVSETASTLASLRMLRVYLRTYGLEQMVQAASSSAGLRTIKRVEQTLQDLGVNLKPKVPTKLVCAEHLELRKEILTLLNLQKQVQYKEAEGSSYREGSYSETPGTPPKRTQRATDQDRTFVPDSAIFGGERAGKKDQKRKGPGRLSEVPSSPAQSKRPRKLKTSDG; from the exons ATGGATGCGAAAGACATCTTAGGATTGCCCAAAAATGGGCCGCTGATGTCCCAAGAAAAGAAATCGAGGCCTCAAAAAGAGTCTCAAAGGAAACCTGATGGCATTTCCCGAGAG GTTTATGCCCTTACAGGTGGCATTGCACCTCTTATGCCTTCTATTGATATCAATCAATTGAAACGAAAAGCTCTTTCTGAGTCCGAAAAG ATTACGTGGCAATGGCTTCCTTTCACAAGTTCTGCTAGAAAAGATAACTTACAGCTTTATCATTGG GTTAGAGTTGTTAATGGTGTTCCGCCTACAGGTGACTATTCATTTGCCAAGTATAATAAG TCGGTGGATGTGCTCGAGTACACTGACGAGGAGTATGAGAAGTACTTGTCCAATCCT TCATGGACCAAGGAAGAGACAGATCAATTATTTGATCTGTGCAAGAGGTTTGATCTCCGCTTTGTTATCATAGCTGATAGGTTCCCTTCAAATCGTACAGTTGAGGAACTGAAGGACCGCTACTACAGTG TATCTCGTGCTATCACAATTGCTAGGGCTCCATCTCCTACCGATGTTGCCGTACATCCCCTTGTTAAG GAGCCTTACAATGTCTCTCAAGAGATTGAGCGAAAACGTGCACTGTCGATGGTGCTCTCACAAACAAAGCTGCAAGAGCGTAGAGATGCAGAG GTTCTTGCTGAAGCAAAAAGAATATCCGAGTCGAGAAAAGCTGCTAAG GCAGCTGAAGAGACAGAAATTCCAGATGTGTCAGATGCTGGTCCGGAAGGTGCTGAAAAGGCTGCTGGAATTGATGTAACATCAACCTCCCCAAGTGCTCAATTACCCTCTGGGATTGCTGCACCTGCAGTGTCAGAAACTGCTTCCACTTTGGCTTCTCTTCGCATG CTGCGCGTGTACTTGAGAACATATGGACTAGAGCAAATGGTTCAAGCTGCGAGCTCTTCAGCTGGACTTCGGACAATCAAACGGGTCGAGCAAACTTTACAAGACCTTGGG GTTAATTTGAAGCCAAAGGTCCCAACAAAACTTGTCTGTGCGGAGCATCTTGAACTGAGGAAAGAGATACTAACGCTGTTAAATCTTCAAAAGCAG GTACAATACAAGGAGGCAGAAGGCTCATCTTATCGTGAAGGTTCATATTCTGAAACACCTGGTACACCTCCTAAG CGTACGCAACGTGCTACTGACCAAgatagaacattcgtccccgactCTGCAATTTTTGGAG GTGAAAGAGCTGGTAAAAAGGACCAGAAACGCAAG GGGCCTGGACGATTATCAGAAGTTCCGTCTTCGCCAGCACAGTCAAAACGGCCGCGCAAGTTAAAGACTTCAGATGGATGA
- the LOC132644916 gene encoding nifU-like protein 1, chloroplastic, with translation MAYIATMSVPQISSSIFMPELPVLKCRNPEPSSLFLKRIKVVVPHQRLNLVRASSVDGSPPGLYSAKQFELTLENVDMVLEDVRPYLISDGGNVDVVSVEDGVVLLQLQGACESCPSSTTTMKMGIERVLKEKFGEAIKDIRQVYDQQVVDTTAEAVNAHLDILRPAIKNFGGSVEVLSVEEGNCNVKYVGPESIGSGVKAAIKEKFPDIVNVVFTG, from the exons ATGGCGTATATAGCAACAATGAGCGTCCCTCAAATTTCCTCCTCGATATTCATGCCGGAACTCCCAGTACTCAAGTGCCGTAATCCAGAACCCTCATCCCTTTTCCTCAAAAGAATAAAGGTAGTAGTACCTCATCAAAGATTAAACCTTGTTAGAGCTAGTAGCGTGGATGGGTCCCCACCAGGTCTTTACTCTGCCAAGCAATTTGAACTCACTCTTGAAAACGTGGATATGGTTCTTGAAGATGTTCGTCCTTATCTCATTTCTGATGGTGGAAATGTCGATGTCGTTTCTGTCGAAGATGGTGTCGTTTTACTCCAGCTTCAag GAGCATGCGAGAGTTGTCCTAGCTCAACAACCACAATGAAGATGGGGATTGAAAGGGTACTCAAGGAAAAGTTTGGAGAAGCCATCAAGGATATTCGCCAAGTATATGATCAACAAGTAGTTGACACAACTGCTGAG GCTGTGAATGCTCACCTTGATATATTAAGACCTGCTATCAAAAATTTCGGCGGTAGCGTGGAAGTTTTATCTGTTGAGGAAGGCAATTGCAATGTGAAGTATGTAGGGCCTGAGTCTATTGGATCAGGAGTCAAAGCCGCAATTAAAGAGAAGTTCCCGGATATTGTCAATGTAGTGTTTACTGGCTAG